TTTCACATGATGTCGAATTGGTCGCTGAATGACGGCTGGGAGCATGATGCGAACAACCACATGTACTGGGATGAGTTTGAGGTGTATTCGGACACCGGCACGAGCGGCACGGGTTCGCTGTCGGCTGGGACGGCAGCGCAGGGGTCAAGCGACACCACCGCTCCCGCCGCGCCGACCGGGCTTGGGGTACAATAGAGACATGACGAACACGAACCAAAAACTTCTCACCCTTACCACATGCCTTACCTTAAGCTTTTTTAGCCTGGCTGGTTCTGCGTTGGCGGCACCGTCGATCAGTGGCACGTCCGGGACGTGGTCGCATGGTGGATCGGTGACGGTTAATGGTTCGGCTTTTGGGAGTAAGTCACCTGCGGCTCCGCTCGTGTGGGATCACGGGCAGTATGCCAATTTCACAGCAGCAGGATACGTCGGAGCTTGGCCGAATACTGGGCCAGGAGCGTCGAACATTGTGTATTCAACTGGCGTAAGTGGGGTCGTGATGCCACATGCGCGCACCACGACGTACGCAACAGGGTCACACCTTGGCGTGAACGACGAGACAGGCGGCAACAACGTCCAACTCTGGACAACGTTCAACAAATCCAACGGTCAGCGGGTGTATGTGTCGTGGTACTCACGGCTAGACCCTGCGTGGCAGGGTGGGCTCGGCTCGCCATCAGACGGAAACTTTAAGACCTTTGGGTATTCCGGCGGCGGATACGGCCTGATCGTTTCGGGGGGAACAAATTGGTACCACGCGGGGTTCCTGAACCCAGCGAGTTCCGATGCCCAGTATATAATCAACGACGATAACGGATCGACGCTTGATAACCCGGACGCAAACGGCGACAACTCATTTCATGAAAACATGGTATCTCCCGGTAAGGGGTCGGCTAGTGACGCGTCGAAGTGGGTTAAAAATGAGGTCGAGATGCGGATTTACTCTACCAGCGGCCTGGGCGGCGGTTACGTAAAGGCATGGGATAACGGCGTCCTAGGAATCAACTATGTGGGCAAGACGGACAACTGGTCCGGTACGTCGCGTAGCATCGGCGTAGGCGGATACGCTCGCGCGCAGGGCGCCACGACTCAGCGTCGCTACTTTGCCGATGTCTATATCGATACCAGCGCAGCTCGGGTGCTGCTGTGTCAGGGGTCTACTCTTGCGTCGCGCGGGGTGTGTGAGCCGCAGCCGCCGACGGCGTGGGGCGCATCGAGTGTAGCGGTTACGGTAAATGCCGGGAGATTCACGGACGGCTCGACAGCATACTTGTACGTTTGTGACGATATTGGTTTATGCAATGCCAACGGCACAGCCATCACGATAGCCGGAAGTGGCGGGGGAGACACCACCCCACCCGCGGCTCCGACGGGGCTGGGGGTACAATAAAACCATATGCATAAAACACAGCGGCTTGCATCTCTCTCGGTCTTTGGCATCATCCTCGGCCTCTTTCTCCTCTGGAGTCACTCGGTCTCAGCCGCCGGCCGGGGGGTTTCGGATGGGTTCGAGGGCGGCACTACAACTCTTGGGCAGCTGGTACGACTACTGGTTCTGACGGCAAGTGTGATGTCGTCTCGAGTGGCCCTCGACGGCGGATACGGCAGACGGTGGATCCAAAATGGCGCGATGTAATTGGGACGGGACTCAAGGAACTCTACGGCCACCGCAGCCAGAGATGATCAAGCGCGCCTGGTCGAAGTCGCGCGCTTCATCCGGTTCTGGGCGCTCGACAGCGATGTGGATTAAAGCAGGGCAAAGCTTTTCCGGCCTGGGGCCGTTAGTTTTTCAGGATTCCAGTTTGAATACGGGAGGGGCTACCCTTCTTTCCACTATTTACAAGAGCGATTCAACCCAGCTTGGCACAACGAATTGGGGCGGTCCGAGGTGAGGGACGGTCATGGCACCTATCGAAATCTACTTGTTGGAATCAACACGGTCAGAATAAGGGCATTGCACGAATATGGGTAGACGAGGCTTGTGTTGGGACAAGGGGCAGCTGGGCCGGTTTTCACATGATATCAATTGGTCACTGAATCAGGCTGGGATCACGACGCGAACAATCACACGTACTGGGATGATTTTGAGTTTCCGACACGGGACGGCACTGGTTCGATGTCGGCAGGGACGATCCAGGGCAGCGACACCACCCCGCCAGCGCGCCGACAGGGTTGGTGGTACAATAACGCAAAGAGATAATACCTATGCATAAATCGATGAGAGTTCGACACCTCGCTTGTTTGGTGGTAGTTCTCGGTGTGGGCATGGCTTTCGTTCCGTCTACTCAGGCGGTTGATTACCTCGGATCGACCGGAGTAGGGGAAACCTGGGAGACTCCGACCACCATCCCGACGAACTAGCCCTATCAGCAGTCCGCTTCGAACAGCTGTTCGCAGGCGAGTTGGAACGGCTGGGCAGGACGTGGCCTGGGGTGATACCTCGACCGAAGTGAAGGACACTTCCAGCAATGCCAATCACGGCGATGCAACCAATATGTCCGCTGCCTCCGTCACTCCGGGTCGTATCGGGCAGGCACTCTCTTTTGACGGGACGGATGACACTGTCCTCGTCACGGACCCGGGGAGCGGCGTACTCGACTTCGGTGACACGGCGGACCTTACTGTTTCTGGGTGGTTCTACCGTGGCACGGCGACGACAGACGATACGATAGTCGCCAAGCGTAACGGCATCACAGCCGGTGATACCGGGTATCTGGTTTTTATTGATGATGCGACCGATAAGCTTATTTTTGAGACCTCAGACGGAACGGATGAGTATAGCCTCACTTCGAGTGCGGCCTTTACTGCGGCCGGCTGGTATCATTTCGTCGTCGTGTGGGATCAGGACTCGGCGGCCAATTCCGAAATCTATATCGACGGTGCGGCAGATGGCGCGACCGATGCGGGTACCATAGGCAATATTGGCGATCTTTCCAATGCTTTGGCTCTGGCGATCGGAACGGAGTCTGATGCCGCCAACCCCTTTGATGGCAAGATCGATGACATCCGTGTGTATAGTCGAGCCTTGTCGACTGCTGAAGTAACGGAACTCTATAACCTGGGACGATAAAAGAAGGCTATGAAAACCTACAGAGTGAGGCTTAGACTATCACGGTAGTGTGCCCCTACTGCTTGCGTTAGTTCGAGAGGCGTGTAATAAACGCATCGTTTTGACGCGGTTTGACGGGCTATGTATACTAATAGCGAAGGGCTGGGTATTGACAAGGTCGACCCATAGCCATTTTTTTCTAAGGTCCCACTTTGGGGGGGGTGAGTTCCCTCGCCTTCAGGCGATAACTTCCAGTACGATATACTGAAAGTATGACCACTGAATATCGAAAGTCTTCCCACTCCGTCTTCAGTATCCAACTCCACATCGCCTGGATTACCAAGTACCGCTACAAGGTCCTGAAGGGTGAGATTGGACAAAGAGCCAGAGACCTCATCCGGCGCATCTGTATCGAAGAGAATGTCGAGATCATCTCTGGTGCGTTGCTCCTGATCATGTCCACATTCTCGTCTCAGTCGACCCCTCGACCGCTCGAGCACCCTGGTCAAATGGAAAGGCAAGACATCCCGACAACTCCAGATGGAATACCCTTCACTCAAGAAACAGTACTGGGGCAGCACCTGTGGGCGAGAGGCTACTTTGTCGTCAGTGCCGGCAATGTCACCAAAGATATGATTAGGAATATATCGAACACCATTTTGAATCGAAAGAGACCGAAGATAGTTTCCGGGTCGAGGAGACGAGTTCCTAGATTTCCAATCTAATCCCAATCTGTGCACTTCCAGTGCACAGTGGTTGAAATGTTCGGATTTTTTTAATAAACCATACCGTATGCAGTATCGAAACAGAGACGCCGTTTTGGAATCAGAGAAAGGATGTGGGATAGATCGATGTACTAGACAGCAGCGTGTTTCCGTCGGACTCACCTCTTGTTTGATATTCTTGGGTTTCGGTTTATTTTTTGTCCCAGGTGTTTCTCTGCGACGCCTGTTTTTGATGAGACGACCATCGACGTTACGACGAGCGGTGATGTGAAGGCGGCGGGCGATATCAACAACGATGGCTTCCCTGATGTCATCATGGGTGGGGCAGAGATGAGCTGGTATGAATATCCCGCGTGGACGAAACATACGATCGCCACGGCAATTGAGGAATTTACTACTGACATGCAGGTTGTCGATGTTGATCTCGACGGAGACCTCGACATTGTGACGGCCGAGTTCGTCGCGGGCTCCAATGTCATCTGGCTGGAGAATCCTCTTCCAAGTGCCAGTCCCGCCACCACGCCGTGGACACGACACGTGATCGGTTCGCATGGCACGTGGGCCCATGATATTGAAGTCGGCGATGTCGATCGCGACGGAAAAGTTGACGTCATTGCACGCAAGGCGAACACCTCTATTATCTTCCAGGACACGCCAACCACGTGGACACAAAAAGATATCACGAGCGCAGTAGGAGGGGATGAAGGACTCGGCATCGGCGATGTCGACCGCGACGGCGATATCGATCTGGTGGCAGACGGAGCATGGATCGAGAATCCCACCCATACCCGTACCGGAACGTGGACAGTGCATGCTGTGGCGAGCGGTTTTCCGGCGGACACGACCGGCACGGTGGCTGATATCAATGGTGACACGCGTCCCGATATCGTGTTCATCGGTCAGCACGCGCGGGGAAAATTCGCATGGTATGAAGGACCGGCAGATCCGTTCTCAGGAGCCTGGATCGAGCATGTCGTCGATACCGCCATGGGAAGTCACAAGCTGAGTATCGGTGATGTCGATCGTGACGGCCGGCTCGATATCGTTGCGGGACTTGAGTTGCTTGAACTCGCGGTGTATACACAGGCGCCCGACACGACCTTCACGAAAACTATCGTCTCGACGGTTGGTACGCACAATCAGCGGCTCGTCGATATCGGGAGCGATGGCGACCTCGACATCTTTGGTGCGAACTGGATCGGAAACCCTCCGACGACGATCTGGGAAAACGTGACGAACTTCACCGCGTCGCTCGATCAGTGGACATACGTGGAAGTCACCGGCAGTCATTCGCAGACATTCGGATTGAACTTTGGCGACATGGACAATGATGGAAAGCGCGACATTGTCTCGGGACAGCATTGGTACAAGAATCCGGGCGGCGATCTGACCGGTGCGTGGACACAGTCGGCAGCTTTGCCGAACGCGATCGAGGCGATGCTGGTCGGCGATGTCGACGGCGATGCCTTGGCCGATGTGATCGGACAAAAGACCGAAGGAAGCGTGCTCGCCCTCTACTGGCTCGAGGCGGCGAATACTTCAGGGACAAGCTGGAATGCCGTCCGCATGGGCGATGTGCCGGCCACAAGCCATGTCTTAGGCGCGCAGGGATACCGCTTTGCTGATCTGCGTTCAGGTGGGAGACCGGAGATCGTGACATCGAGCAGCGTGGGAATTTGGTATTTCACGATCCCGCTTAATCCCGCAGTCGATCCCTGGACCAAGGTGCAGGTGAACGCTAATCCCTCCGATGAAGGGTTCGGTGCGGCTGATATCGATCATGACGGCGACATCGACATTGCCGCTGGGACGGGTGATACCAAGCTCGTCGAGTGGTACCGCAATCCCGGGACAGGTCTTGGCAATTGGCAGTCTTTCACGATCGGCAATATGAACGAAGCGGTCTACCCCGATCGTTTCGCGGTGGCTGACTTGAACGGCGATAATCGTCCCGATATCATCGGCACGGAAGAAAACGGCGTGGCCTCGGGTGCGCAGACGTTTTGGTGGGAAGCGCCGGCTGATCCGACCACGGCTAACTGGGTGCGTCACGCGCTGGTCGCGCAGGGGAGTACCAACGCCATGGATATCGGCGATATCGATCGCGACGGTGACATCGACATCGTGCTTGGTGAGCACAAGGGCTCGCTCAAGACGGCGGTCTGGCAGAATAGTGGTACGGGCGCGTTTACTGAACATGTCGTGGGATCCGGTAAAGAGGCGCACCTCGGTGCACGCGTGGTCGATATCGACCAAGACGGCGACGACGATCTCGTGAGTATCGCTTATGACACGCCGCAG
This is a stretch of genomic DNA from Candidatus Moraniibacteriota bacterium. It encodes these proteins:
- a CDS encoding LamG domain-containing protein, whose amino-acid sequence is MAWGDTSTEVKDTSSNANHGDATNMSAASVTPGRIGQALSFDGTDDTVLVTDPGSGVLDFGDTADLTVSGWFYRGTATTDDTIVAKRNGITAGDTGYLVFIDDATDKLIFETSDGTDEYSLTSSAAFTAAGWYHFVVVWDQDSAANSEIYIDGAADGATDAGTIGNIGDLSNALALAIGTESDAANPFDGKIDDIRVYSRALSTAEVTELYNLGR